One Ethanoligenens harbinense YUAN-3 genomic window carries:
- a CDS encoding putative glycoside hydrolase, whose product MARKRYQFDPSGRRHKRGGSNPLMTALIVVAVAALVFIGWNIYVPLQRVLKGDAGKTVESAASHVSSASHAASKPSSSSGSTSSAAATAMRGIYLPGGTLTTATISQTLQAAKSAGVTTAIAELKSDDGVLHYASKISEVQNNGIVASGALDGAAIAQAITQSGMTPAARISCFKDPLAPTVMRDAAVKYAGNHSTNWLDESGNRWLNPYSATTVQYLTDLAAEAASMGFKQIYLDNVQFPSGAQNHVWYGDNLPSKESALQSFVAAVTQKVHTTGGTVTLVLPANAAVGSGQASLGQDQDPFGYGADTVSPLLTPVSLDGLTVGGTALPNPISDFGAAVSAAAQGLKTLNASKYGDMVPFIQAGTVSGSGTVTADTVNAEVSALKAAGIDHFVFYATGGYNLTGVAAK is encoded by the coding sequence GTGGCAAGAAAACGTTATCAATTCGATCCCAGCGGGCGGCGACACAAACGGGGCGGGAGCAACCCGCTCATGACTGCTCTGATCGTGGTGGCGGTCGCCGCACTGGTCTTCATCGGCTGGAATATCTATGTGCCCCTGCAGCGGGTACTGAAAGGCGATGCGGGAAAGACCGTGGAAAGTGCGGCTTCCCACGTATCCTCCGCATCCCACGCCGCTTCCAAGCCGTCCTCCTCCTCGGGTTCAACCTCTTCCGCAGCGGCCACAGCCATGCGTGGCATTTACCTGCCGGGCGGCACGCTCACCACCGCAACCATCAGCCAGACCCTGCAGGCCGCCAAAAGCGCAGGGGTCACCACAGCCATTGCCGAGCTCAAAAGCGATGACGGTGTTCTGCACTACGCGTCCAAGATCAGTGAGGTGCAGAACAACGGCATCGTTGCCTCGGGCGCGCTGGACGGCGCCGCCATCGCGCAGGCCATCACCCAAAGCGGGATGACCCCCGCCGCGCGTATCAGCTGTTTCAAGGACCCGCTGGCCCCCACCGTGATGCGGGATGCCGCGGTGAAATACGCCGGCAACCACAGCACCAACTGGCTGGATGAAAGCGGGAACCGCTGGCTCAATCCCTATTCCGCCACCACAGTGCAATATCTTACCGACCTGGCGGCCGAGGCAGCCTCCATGGGCTTCAAGCAGATTTACCTGGACAATGTGCAGTTCCCGTCCGGCGCACAGAACCACGTATGGTACGGCGACAACCTGCCGTCCAAGGAAAGCGCTCTCCAGAGCTTTGTAGCGGCGGTCACGCAAAAAGTCCACACCACGGGCGGCACCGTCACACTGGTGCTGCCGGCAAACGCGGCGGTCGGCAGCGGGCAGGCGAGTCTGGGGCAGGATCAAGATCCGTTCGGCTACGGCGCGGATACGGTCAGCCCGCTGCTCACACCGGTTTCCCTGGACGGGCTGACCGTGGGCGGCACCGCTCTTCCAAATCCGATCAGCGATTTCGGCGCGGCTGTTTCCGCTGCCGCACAGGGCCTGAAAACGTTGAATGCGTCCAAATATGGCGACATGGTGCCGTTTATCCAGGCGGGTACGGTGAGCGGCAGCGGCACCGTTACGGCGGATACGGTCAACGCCGAGGTCTCCGCCCTGAAAGCCGCAGGTATCGACCATTTTGTCTTCTATGCCACCGGCGGGTACAATCTCACCGGCGTGGCGGCAAAATAA
- the serC gene encoding 3-phosphoserine/phosphohydroxythreonine transaminase produces MNSRVYNFSAGPSMLPEPVLSRAASEMLNYQGSGQSVMEMSHRSKVFDGIIVRCEELLRKVLGIPSNYKVLFLQGGASSQFAMIPLNLMNGSGKADYILTGQWATKAQKEAARYGDARVVASSKDKTFTYIPKTTAADFDPEADYAYICMNNTIYGTKYAELPDTGKVPLVADVSSCILSEPLDVSKFGLVFAGAQKNMGPAGLTVVIVREDLIGHARDITPTMFNYQTHADNRSLFNTPPCYAIYICMLVLEWLEELGGLEEMAKINRKKAGILYDFLDNSKLFRGTVEKEYRSLMNVPFVTGSDELDKKAVKEAEAEGFINIKGHRTVGGLRASIYNAMPLEGVEKLVDFLGRFEKANS; encoded by the coding sequence TTGAACAGCAGGGTTTACAATTTTTCCGCCGGCCCGTCCATGTTGCCGGAGCCGGTGCTCTCACGCGCCGCAAGCGAGATGCTCAACTATCAGGGCTCAGGCCAGTCCGTGATGGAGATGTCACACCGGTCAAAAGTTTTTGATGGCATCATCGTGCGGTGCGAGGAGCTGCTGCGCAAAGTATTGGGCATTCCGTCAAACTACAAAGTCCTGTTTTTGCAGGGCGGCGCTTCCAGTCAGTTCGCCATGATCCCGCTCAACCTGATGAACGGCAGCGGCAAGGCCGATTATATCCTCACCGGCCAGTGGGCCACCAAAGCACAGAAAGAGGCCGCGCGCTATGGCGATGCGCGTGTTGTCGCCTCCTCGAAAGATAAGACGTTCACCTACATTCCCAAAACGACTGCCGCCGACTTCGATCCGGAAGCGGATTACGCCTATATCTGCATGAACAACACCATCTACGGCACCAAATACGCCGAGCTGCCGGACACCGGCAAGGTGCCGCTGGTCGCGGACGTGTCCTCCTGCATCCTCTCCGAGCCGCTGGATGTGTCCAAATTCGGTCTGGTTTTCGCGGGCGCGCAGAAAAACATGGGCCCGGCCGGCCTGACCGTCGTCATCGTCCGCGAGGATCTCATCGGCCACGCGCGTGATATCACCCCCACCATGTTCAACTACCAGACCCATGCCGACAACCGTTCCCTGTTCAACACCCCGCCGTGCTATGCCATCTATATCTGCATGCTGGTGCTGGAGTGGCTGGAGGAACTGGGCGGTCTGGAGGAAATGGCCAAGATCAACCGCAAAAAGGCGGGCATCCTGTATGATTTCCTCGACAATTCCAAGCTGTTCCGCGGCACGGTGGAAAAGGAATACCGTTCGCTGATGAACGTGCCGTTTGTCACCGGCAGCGACGAGCTGGACAAAAAGGCCGTCAAAGAAGCCGAAGCGGAAGGCTTCATCAACATCAAGGGCCACCGCACGGTGGGCGGCCTGCGCGCGAGCATCTACAACGCCATGCCGCTCGAGGGCGTGGAGAAACTGGTGGATTTCCTGGGCCGGTTCGAAAAAGCCAACAGCTGA
- a CDS encoding phosphoglycerate dehydrogenase, translating to MYQIKTINKISPSGLTRFAPGEFQYGDEIENPDAFIVRSASLHEVELPASLKAIARAGAGVNNIPVDKCSEEGIVVFNTPGANANGVKELLIAALILSSRNVLDAVAWAKTLKGQGADVPKLVEKGKKQFVGPEIAGKKLGVIGLGAIGVKVANAAHALGMEVYGYDPYLSVEAAWGISQGIHHAASLNVIYEQCDYITIHVPLTPETRGTFNAESIAAMKKGVRLFNLARGELAVPADIVEALKSGQVASYVVDFPCDELLDVPGVIPIPHLGASTPESEDNCAAMAADELIALLKTGAIRNSINFPNVDMPLSSPARVTVIHKNVPNMLSQITACFANAGINIDNIIDKSKKEMAYTIIDAADKKLDAVADALRAVDGVIRVRVI from the coding sequence ATGTATCAAATCAAGACCATCAACAAGATTTCCCCGTCGGGCCTCACGCGTTTTGCGCCCGGCGAATTCCAATATGGCGACGAGATCGAAAACCCGGATGCGTTCATCGTGCGTTCCGCTTCGCTGCACGAAGTGGAACTGCCCGCTTCGCTCAAAGCCATCGCGCGCGCCGGCGCCGGCGTGAACAACATCCCGGTGGACAAATGCAGCGAAGAAGGCATCGTGGTATTCAATACGCCGGGCGCCAACGCCAACGGCGTGAAGGAGCTGCTGATTGCCGCGCTTATCCTGTCTTCACGCAATGTGCTTGATGCGGTGGCTTGGGCCAAAACGCTCAAGGGCCAGGGCGCGGATGTGCCCAAGCTGGTTGAAAAAGGCAAGAAACAGTTCGTCGGTCCCGAGATCGCGGGCAAGAAGCTGGGTGTGATCGGTTTGGGCGCCATCGGCGTCAAGGTGGCCAACGCCGCGCACGCGCTGGGCATGGAGGTCTACGGTTACGATCCGTATCTGTCGGTGGAAGCGGCGTGGGGCATCTCCCAGGGCATCCATCACGCGGCCAGCCTGAACGTCATCTACGAGCAGTGCGATTACATCACCATTCACGTGCCGCTCACGCCCGAAACGCGCGGCACCTTCAACGCGGAATCCATCGCCGCCATGAAGAAAGGCGTGCGTCTGTTCAACCTCGCGCGCGGCGAGCTGGCCGTTCCGGCGGACATCGTCGAGGCGCTCAAGTCCGGCCAGGTGGCGTCTTATGTGGTGGATTTCCCGTGCGACGAGCTGCTGGATGTGCCGGGCGTCATCCCCATCCCGCATTTGGGTGCGTCCACGCCGGAATCCGAGGATAACTGCGCAGCTATGGCGGCGGACGAACTCATTGCGCTCCTCAAGACCGGCGCCATCCGCAATTCCATCAATTTCCCGAACGTGGATATGCCGCTTTCTTCGCCTGCACGCGTGACCGTCATCCATAAAAACGTGCCGAACATGCTCTCGCAGATTACGGCTTGCTTCGCCAACGCGGGCATCAATATTGACAACATCATCGACAAGTCCAAAAAAGAGATGGCCTACACCATCATCGATGCGGCGGACAAAAAACTGGATGCCGTGGCCGACGCCCTGCGCGCCGTGGACGGCGTTATCCGCGTACGCGTCATCTAA